From Desulfobotulus pelophilus, a single genomic window includes:
- a CDS encoding M48 family metallopeptidase, with translation MAGRDEDQQSVLSFCIRLEEISVDVIVKPIRNMYLKVHAPEGRVSLSVPVGMEDNEVRSFALSRLGWIRRSREKVQSQPRDVALFYRNGEEQFLWGKPCLLEVCEFAGAPGVCLKGRRIYLQVRPGTDARGREAVMAGWMRKQLLTKALFLVRKWEIRMGVRVEKVYIRRMKTRWGSCNCRAFRVRLNTELVRRPVSVLEYVVVHELAHLLEPSHNDRFRRLMDTFLPEWRSLKESLNHPPSGGGLNPFGPKKGSQKEQE, from the coding sequence ATGGCGGGAAGAGATGAAGACCAGCAGTCTGTTTTATCCTTTTGTATTCGGCTTGAAGAGATTTCTGTAGATGTTATCGTTAAGCCAATCAGAAATATGTATCTGAAGGTGCATGCTCCGGAAGGAAGGGTCAGCCTTTCTGTTCCTGTTGGGATGGAAGATAATGAAGTCCGCAGTTTTGCCCTGTCACGGTTGGGATGGATCCGGAGAAGCAGGGAGAAGGTGCAGTCCCAGCCCAGAGACGTCGCCCTTTTTTACCGGAATGGAGAAGAGCAGTTTCTGTGGGGGAAGCCCTGTCTGCTGGAAGTCTGCGAATTTGCGGGAGCACCCGGTGTTTGCCTGAAGGGGCGCCGGATTTACCTGCAGGTACGACCCGGAACGGATGCCCGTGGTCGGGAAGCGGTTATGGCGGGTTGGATGCGGAAGCAACTGCTTACCAAGGCACTTTTTCTGGTCAGAAAGTGGGAAATTCGCATGGGCGTTCGTGTGGAGAAGGTTTATATTCGCCGCATGAAGACCCGTTGGGGCAGTTGCAACTGTCGCGCATTCAGGGTCAGGCTGAATACGGAGCTGGTTCGCAGACCTGTTTCGGTTCTTGAGTATGTCGTGGTTCATGAGCTCGCGCACTTGCTGGAGCCATCTCATAATGACCGGTTCAGGCGTCTGATGGACACTTTTTTGCCGGAGTGGCGAAGTTTGAAAGAAAGCCTGAATCATCCTCCGTCCGGGGGTGGCTTGAACCCATTCGGCCCGAAAAAAGGGTCGCAAAAGGAGCAGGAATGA